A DNA window from Capnocytophaga sp. ARDL2 contains the following coding sequences:
- a CDS encoding NAD(P)/FAD-dependent oxidoreductase codes for MMNIPDSKHPRVVIIGAGFAGLSLARNLKYKNFQVVLLDKHNYHNFQPLMYQVATGGLEEGSIAYPIRKILQNHKESFFRMSEVLSVDTTNKKVHTDIGTIYYDYLVVATGSTNNFFGNENIEKHSFVMKTIPEALQIRNVIIQNLELALQTNNQKIRKKLMTFVIVGGGPTGVELAGALAEMKKAFLPKDYPDLDFSMMDIHLIQGGKRILDAMSDKSTKAALEFLQRLGVTVHLGQIVSDYDGNVVTTKDGMQIETKGMIWSAGVKGNVVKGVDDKTNRSSRIITNEFNQVEGFTDVFAIGDIAAIQTEKTPNGHPMMAQPAIQQGKLLAKNIEALEKGFPLEAFVYNDKGSMATIGRNKAVVDLPNLHFSGIFAWFVWMFIHLISLIGFKNKALVFWSWVYNYFVFDRESRVLIHPLKRKLSEEIDS; via the coding sequence ATGATGAATATTCCAGACTCTAAACACCCAAGAGTCGTAATTATAGGTGCGGGTTTTGCTGGTCTTTCTTTGGCTAGAAACCTCAAATACAAAAACTTTCAAGTTGTATTGCTCGACAAACACAACTATCACAACTTTCAACCTTTGATGTATCAGGTAGCAACGGGTGGTTTGGAAGAAGGTTCGATTGCCTATCCTATCAGAAAAATTTTACAAAACCACAAAGAATCGTTTTTCCGTATGTCGGAAGTGCTTTCTGTAGATACCACCAACAAAAAAGTACACACAGATATTGGTACGATTTACTACGACTATTTGGTTGTGGCTACTGGATCGACCAACAACTTTTTTGGCAATGAAAACATTGAAAAACACAGTTTTGTAATGAAAACAATACCTGAAGCCTTGCAAATCAGAAATGTTATCATTCAAAACTTAGAATTGGCTCTACAAACCAACAATCAAAAAATTCGCAAAAAACTGATGACCTTTGTGATTGTAGGAGGAGGTCCTACAGGGGTAGAATTGGCGGGGGCTTTGGCTGAAATGAAAAAGGCATTTTTGCCTAAAGATTACCCCGATTTGGATTTTTCTATGATGGACATTCACTTGATTCAAGGGGGAAAACGCATATTGGACGCTATGAGCGATAAATCTACCAAAGCTGCTCTCGAATTTTTACAACGCTTAGGTGTAACGGTTCATTTAGGTCAAATCGTGTCTGACTATGATGGAAATGTGGTTACTACAAAAGATGGTATGCAAATCGAAACCAAAGGAATGATATGGTCTGCCGGTGTAAAAGGAAATGTGGTAAAAGGAGTTGATGACAAAACCAATCGATCATCTCGTATCATTACGAATGAATTTAATCAAGTCGAAGGTTTTACGGACGTGTTTGCCATCGGAGATATTGCTGCCATACAAACCGAAAAAACACCGAACGGACACCCAATGATGGCTCAGCCTGCTATTCAACAAGGAAAATTGTTGGCAAAAAACATCGAAGCCTTAGAAAAAGGATTTCCATTAGAGGCTTTTGTCTATAACGACAAAGGTTCGATGGCTACAATAGGTAGAAACAAAGCCGTTGTAGATTTGCCTAACCTACATTTCAGCGGCATTTTTGCATGGTTTGTATGGATGTTTATCCATTTGATTTCACTCATTGGATTCAAAAACAAAGCCTTGGTATTCTGGAGTTGGGTGTATAATTACTTTGTATTTGACAGAGAATCAAGGGTATTGATTCATCCTTTGAAACGCAAACTATCCGAAGAAATTGATTCGTAG